The genomic DNA CCAAAAAAAGAAGAGAAAGTAAATGATCCAATAAAAGAACCATTGATAGAGAAAGAAAAAATTACTTATTTTATAAAAGAGCCTCTAACAGACAACAAGGAAGTAAATAAAGCGAAGGCTCAAAAAGATAAAGATAATAAAAATAACAATCAAGTCGTTTCTAAAAAGAAAGAAAAAAAAGAAGAGCCAGAAGAGAAGAAAGAAGCAAAAAGTGAACAGGGAATAGAAGCTTCTAATGTATTTGCTATCATGTCAGGTTTATTCGTACTATTTTTAGTTTTAAAGAGTAATAAAGAATGGGGCTAAGTATTTCATAGTAGTGGAGGCGCTTAAATGGAAATTAAACGTACGACAATTGAAGATAAGACGCTACAACCATTAAAACAGCCTGCAGCTATTTCGGAACATGAAATTCAGAAAGAACGAAAGCGTAGTAATTTAGTGTTTACTGGACATTCTAAAATTATTACGAAAAATAATGAAATAGGCATTTTGCTTGCAAGTTTAGGTGATGGAAAGGTTATGAAGGAAATGCTTTCTAAAGAGATGGATACAGTATTGCAACTCTTTAAAAAGTTACATACGTTATCTGGAGAAGGAAAGCAAACAGATAAAATATTTGAACAAGTAATGAGAAGCTTGCAAGGACTTGTTAAGCAAGCGCATATAAAAGAACTTCCTTTGTTAGATGGAACTTATGATTTCGCAGAAGTACAACTATCATTTGGTAGAAAGGTACATATTCCGTTATTAGATGTAAGTGCACTTATTTCTAGAGTAGAAAGTGATTCGTCAGAAGGAAATATAAATTTAATGGTAACGGTTATTACTGCTTATATAACGAAATTGTCTAACGAAACCATTTTAATTAGCGTTACAGATCGCACTGCTAAAGAGCGGGATGTAAGCGTATGGAGAGCACTTGCAGAAATGAATATGACACAATTATCACAGGCTTTAAAACATACGATGCAAGAACATAAATGGTCTATGACGTTTCTTTTTCTCTTTGTATGGATTGTTGCTATTATTTTAATTCGAGTTATATAAAAAGGTCGTCACTTTACATTGTGACGACCTCTTTTATATTTTTTCGTAAAAGAATGTATCAAATCGCTGAAGATTATAACGTTCAGGTGTTAAAATTTGTTCAGTACTACCAACAAATAATACGCCGCCTTTTCGTAAAGCGCGACTAAATTTTTCATAAAGTTTTACCCTTGCTTCTTCAGTAAAGTAAATCATTACATTACGACAAATGATTAAGTCATAATTTGTATCAAACGACTGCATTAAAAGATCGTGCTGTTTGAACGTCACGTTTTGTTTAATGTTTTGATGTAATGAATATATTTCATTCTCTTTTGTGAAATGACGCTCTTTCAAATCGATAGGTAATTCTTTTAAAGAACGTTCTGTATATTGACCGCGTTTTGCAGTTTCTAAAATGTGAAAATCAAGGTCTGTTGCCTGGATTTCAAAACGAAATGGAGCTAAATGTTTCGATAAAATTAAAGAGAGTGTATATGGTTCCTCACCAGCAGCGCAAGCGGCACTCCATACTTTTAATTTTCCGTTATTTTGTTCAAGTAATTTTGGTAGTGCTTTCGTTTCTAATGTTTGCCACCGTTCTTTATTTCTAAAAAACTCTGAAACGTTAATTGTAATATAGTCAATAAAACTTAAAAATAAATTTTGATCGGTACGTAAATTGCTTAAAAAACTAGTGTAGTTCTCAAAGCCCTTTCTCGAAATAAAAGCATCGATTCTACGACGCATTCTATCTTGTTTATATGAAGCGATATCCATATTGAATTGTTGTTTGAAACTCGCGATAAAATGATCATAATCTTGTTCAATTATCATATTTATAATAGGCACAATAACGATATTGTGCCTCCCCCTTTACATCATACGGATTTTTTGTTCAAAGTTTTTTTTCATCTGTTTTTCATGTAAACCTGGTAAATCATAAATAACAGCATCTATTCCTGCTTCTTTTGCAACGTCAACGGGAATGACAGATGTATGTTTGTCCCCATTATAAAAACAGAGAACTAAATCGGTATCTTCGATTATTTGTTTTACAAAAAACATATAATCGGAGCGGTAAATGGAGTCGGAAGGATGATCAAAAGCGACATACTCGGCTCCGTGTTTTTTTAAGTAATCAACGACCTCTTGAAATTCATCTGTTAATGCTTGTAACGGCTGTAGCGTGTAAAGGCATAAATTTTGAGCGAGTCTTTCGTTTTCGATGAAAAAACGAAGAATCTCATTTTCAATAGATTTATAACATAATATGTAAATTTTATGTTTGTGAGCATAGTCAGTTAAAAATTTTTTTATTTCTTCCTGATCTAATGCTGTTAATTGATTTGAACCACAAAGAAAAATATTCATAGATTTGTGCCACCTCATGCTAAATTGTAACATATCTTTTATAAAAAATAACTGCAAAATATTAGTGTTCAGAGTATAATTATAAATAACTGGATTTTACGATTAAGTTTAGGAAGAAATAATAAAATAAATAGGTGATATATATGCTGCGTTCGATCTCGCATAATCCAATTTTATCGCATATACCGCCTGCTACTCAAATGCCGAAAGAAGCAAATGTCAGGACAGGACTTGCATTTTCGGATAATTTGCATGCAGATCCGAAAAAAGACAAATTGCTAGAACAAATGGAAGCATTTGTCGATAACATTGGAGAAATTAAAGAGAAAATTGAAATGGAATTAACGCTTGATAATGTAATGGAATACAAAAATACAGTAAAATCATTTTTGAATTTTTACGTAGATAATGTATTGCAATATAAAGATGTCATGTCTCGTCATCCGCGTTACGGATATTCACAGAAAATGACGATTGTGAAACAGGCGGAAATGGGATTAAATGAGTTAGAAGATGTTATGAATTTAATTAATACGAAAACGGGACATTTAGAAATGTTAAATCAAATTGGAGAAATACACGGTTTAATTGTAAATTTAGTCTTGTAAAAGGGAAGGAAGCTATATGTATATACAATTATATGAAAAACTCGTTATTATTCAAAAAGCATATGAAAACATTCAAACGCTCGGAGAACAAATATATGAGAATTTGAAACATAAAAATGTAAATGCAGTTCAAAAATTGCAAGTAGAGCAATTGCAGTACATAGATGGTTTAAAAGGATTATCAAGCTCGTTTGAAGAAATGGTTATTCAGTTTTGTAAAGAAAAGGGAATCGAACCATTTCGCGTAAGTGCATTATTTTCGCATTTTTCTAACGAAGAAATCGAAAAAATGGAAGAATTACAAAAAAATGTAGCTGAATTAGAAGAGAATGTAAAAATGATCCTTTTGAAAAATCAATATTACTTAAACGTACTATTAAAAACTACAGAAAGTATTGTGGATTCCGTGTCTGAATATAATTTAGAGCGAAACAATAATTCACAAATCTTTATGAACGAACTATTGTAAAGGGGAAGTGAAACATTATGAGACTATCTGATTATAATACGCCGTTATCGGGTTTGTTAGCGGCACAAATGGGATTACAAACGACGAAACAAAATTTATCTAACATTCATACGCCTGGTTATGTGCGTCAAATGGCGAATTACGGATCGGCCGGAGCAAGTCAAGGCTATTCACCGGAACAAAAAATAGGTTACGGTGTACAAACGTTAGGTGTTGACCGTATTACAGATGAAGTAAAGACGAAACAGTTTAACGATCAATTATCTCAACTCTCATACTATAACTACATGAATTCGACTTTATCACGTGTAGAATCTATGGTTGGAACGACAGGAAAGAATTCATTATCTAGTTTAATGGATGGCTTCTTTAATGCCTTTCGTGAAGTTGCAAAAAATCCAGAACAACCAAATTACTACGATACATTAATTTCTGAAACTGGGAAGCTTACAAGTCAAGTAAATCGCCTGGCGAAAGGCTTAGATACAGCAGAAGCACAAACGACAGAAGATATTGAAGCGCATGTCAATGAATTTAATCGTCTTGCTGGTAGTTTAGCGGAAGCGAATAAAAAAATTGGACAAGCAGGTACACAAGTGCCAAATCAACTTTTGGATGAACGTGATCGTATCATTACAGAAATGTCTAAGTATGCAAATATAGAAGTGTCTTATGAATCTATGAATCCTAATATCGCGAGTGTTAGAATGAATGGTGTTTTAACAGTAAATGGACAAGATACATATCCACTTCAATTAAATAAAGAAAAAGAACCAATGACTGCTGAAATTTACGGTTCGGAAATTCCTTTAACTAGTGGAGCAATCCAATCAGCGATCGATACGAAAGCGAAGATTGCTAGTTATAAGAAAAACCTTGAAGAACTAATGAGTTCTGTAAAGAATCAAGTGAACACAGTAATGGGGAAAGAGTTCTTCGTTGGTGATCAAGCGAAAGATATGAAATTAAACCCTGAATTTGCAAAAGATGTTTCGAAAATGAAAATATCAGCTGAAACAGCAAATAAACTAGCAGCAATTACAGATGGAAATTATAAAGAAGGTCTTTCTTATAAACAAGCATTAGACCAATTCGTAGTTGGTGTTGCATCTGATAAAAGTGCAGTGAATGCTTATCAAAAAATTCATGGGGATTTATTAGAGGGGATTCAGCAAGAAAAAATGGGTGTTGAAGGCGTTAATATGGAAGAGGAAATGGTTAATTTAATGGCCTTCCAAAAATATTTCGTTGCAAACTCTAAAGCTATTACTACGATGAATGAAGTGTTTGATAGTCTATTTTCGATTATTCGATAAGTGATAGTAATTGATTGGAAATATATAAGGAGGAGATAGAAATGAGAGTATCTACATTTCAAAATGCAAGCTGGGCAAAGAATCAGTTAATGGATTTGAATGTGCAACAACAATACCACCGAAATCAAGTAACTTCAGGGAAGAAAAACCTTTTTATGAGTGAAGATCCGCTTGCGGCAAGTAAATCATTTGCGATTCAACATTCATTGGCGAATATTGAACAAATGCAAAAAGATTTAGCGGATTCGAAAAATGTATTAACACAAACTGAAAATACTTTACAAGGTGTTTTTAAATCTTTAACAAGAGCGGATCAATTAATGTTGCAGGCATTAAGTGAGCAAAATGGTGAAAAAGAATTGAAAGCCATCGGTGCAGAGATTGATCAAATTTTAAAACAAGTTGTATATTTAGCAAATACGAAAGAACAAGGTCGTTATATTTTCGGTGGTGATAGTACAGAGAAACCACCATTTACAGAAGATGGTACGTATCAAGGTGGACAAAATGATGTGAACTGGCAACTAAATGACGGTTATGAATTAAAAGCATTTCGTAACGGTGAAGCGCTATTATCCCCTGTTATAAAAACGTTAAAACAGATGAGTGAAGCGATGCAAAAAGGTGACCAAAAAGCATTACAGCCGTTATTAGGAGAAAATAAGAAAAATTTAGATGGCATCATTAATCGTACAACTGAAGTTGGTTCGACAATGAACACAATGGAGACGTTTAAAACAATTTTAAACGAGCAAAACTTAGCACTTCAAGAAAACCGTAAAGAAATTGAAGATGTGGACTTAGCGGTAGCGATTTCTGATTTAGCTTATATAAACGCAACGTATGAAGCTACGTTAAAAGCTGTTAGTACGATGAGTAAAACGAGTATTTTAGACTACATGTAATCTATAAGGAGTGAGAAAAATGGCAGGAACAACGATGACAGGTATTGGTGGTAGACAACAGATTTGGAACCTTGGAAATAATATGATCGATACTTCTAATCTAGTAGAATTAGAGCTGCAAGCGTTAGATATGAGGAAAACACCGTATACGAAAGAAAAGAACGACCTTACAAATGATAAACTACTATATACAAGTTTGAAATCGGAATTTAGCTCTTTCACACAAACTTTTAAAAACTTAGCGGCTTTTAAAGGGAATGAAAAAAAAGTAACGACAACGCAAGAAGGCTATATAGATGTAAAAGCTGATGGTGGTGCGATTGCTGGCACTTTTAATATGACGATTACTCAGCTTGCACAGCGTCATCAAATAGCTTCTAATGAAATTAAAGATATAAATGCAAAGCTTCCTAAAGATGAAACATTAAAACTAGGTGATAAAGAACTAAAAGTAACAACTGATATGACATATAAAGATTTAATTAATAAAATTAATGATGGAGATTATGGTGTATCGGCTTATACACTTGGAAATAAAATTTTCATGACCTCGAAAAAAGAAGGGGCAACAAATGAAATTAAATTAGAAAAGACACCACCTAATGTACTTACAGATTTGTTTTATTCGAAAGTGGAAGGTATAGATGAGAATAACAAACCTACGACAGAGATGAAACTAAATACTATTAATGAAGCGTTAGATGCAAAATACAGCATTAATGGTGTTGAGGGGAAAAGTGATAGTAATACAATTGAAGCATTGCCAGGTGTAAAGATTGAGCTATTGAAAGTAACGGAATCAAAGGTGGAAAATAAACCAGAAGGCGGAACTGGTACAGATGTAGACCAAAAAGCAAAAGGCATAGATCTAAAATTCACAGTAAGTGACTCAAACGTAACAGACGCATCAAATATTATTAAAAAGATGGTTGCAGATTATAATAAAGCTGTTGCTACAGTAGATATCTTTGCTGGTAAAGGTGGGGCCTTCCAAGGACAAGCTATTATGCAAAGTGTGCGTCAAGCTATGAACAATGTCGTAACATTTTCACAAGATGACAATTACTTATTCTCATTTGGTATTCAATTAAAGCAAGATGGAACGATGGAAGTTAATGACGAAGCATTAACGAAAGCGTTAAAAGAAAAACCGGATGCAGCGAAGCAATTTTTCTTTAGTTCTAACGGTTTAGGAAAAATGATGGAAGAACCACTTGATAAGTTATTTGGTGATAAAGGTGTAGTTGGAGAACGAGTAAAAAACATTGACTCACGTGTAAGTGATTTAGATAAAAAGATTCAAGATATTGAAAAGCAAAATTTGGACAAACAAAATGAAATTGTGAAGAAGTATCAAAAGCTAGAAAGTACATTAGCGGCGCTTGATAGCCAATTAAAAACAATTAAAGCAATGACAAAACAAAAAAGTGATGATTAATGAAAGCTAAGGAAGTGATCGTATGCAAGCATGGCAACGTTATATGCAAAATGATATTATGACGAGTAATCCAATTAAAAATACAATTTTTATTTATGAAAGATGTATTGTAGAGTTTCGTAATTTAGAAGAACTGTTAAATGCTTTTAAACTACAAGAAGGAGATGCGCTTCTTGAAAAGTTAGAACGTATTTTTGAAGAATTAAAACTTCAATTAAATCCTGAAATTACGAAAGATTTATATGATAGTTTATATGGCTTATACGATTGGATTAGCATTCAAATTCAAATGATGAAAGTAACGCGTGAAGCAAAAGACATGGATGCTATTGTGAAAGTGTTACAAGATTTAATAGATGGTTATCGCGGAGCACTTGAAAATGAACAATGATATTTATCGGACGTTTGTCGGCTGTTTTAATGAAATCGGTGAATTGCAAGTGTCAGATGGAGAGTTTGCTGAGAAGAGTGAGATGTTAAATCGCTGGATGATGACATTGGATGAGGAAACACGTGCGCAAGTTGCAGCAGAAGTAAGCCCATTCATTATTAAGGCGGCACAGCATATTCGAGATAAGCAAAAGATTTTAGAAGAAATGATTATGACAAATGATGGGCGCATGAAAGCAAATTCATTTTACGGTAAATTTTAGTGATAGAGTTTAGAAACGGATTCCCCTTTTAAGAGGGGATCCATTCCTTTGTTTAAATAAAGACTTCCGCTGGTTGAGGTTTCATTTTATGACTGTAATGAAAAAATAGTAGTAATCTAAATAATGTGAAAATGAACTTTAGTTTGTAGATCATATATTGAAATGTTTCGTAGATTATTGCGTGTATACAGTTTTTTTGTATTCTTTTTTATATTTTTGTATTTTTCTAAAGACAACAATGGAAAAATGGAATAAAATATGTAAGGGTACATGATTGTTAATATTTTAATAAACACATATAGGAAAATAAATAATGAAGTGAAACTTCCATCAGTGGATCATGAAGTTAAAAAAGAAAGGGTGTGGAATATGCCAGATTTAGTGAGTGATGTAGGCCATTATATGAATTATTTAGTGACGAAACGAAATACTGTTTCTAGTAATATTGCAAATGCGAATACACCCGGCTATAAAGCACAAGATGTAACATTTGCTGAGCAAATGAATAAAAGTAGTGCATTATATAAGAACAATGTTGCAGACTTAAAGAGCAATCCAGATTTATATCAAACGAATGAAATGCACTTACCGACAGTAAATACGAAAAATACATATGCAAAGATTCAAACAAAATCAATGCAAACGAATAAAGATGGAAATAGTGTGGATGTAACGACAGAAATGCTAGATTTAATGAAAGCAAATCAGTTATACGGTATTTCAATTAACGCGATTAATACACAATATGCAATTAACCAAGCGGCACGCGGACGTTAAAAGTAGAAGGAGAGACAATGATGTTTCAGGCAATTAATGCAAGTGGCTCAGGGCTAACGACAGCGAGAAAGTGGATGGAAGTTACTTCTAACAATATTGTAAATGCAAATACAACGGCTGCTCCGGGGGCAGATTTATATGAGCGTCGTAGTGTAGTGCTAGAATCAAACAATAGTTTTGCAAATATGTTAGATGGATCTCCTACTAATGGGGTGAAAATAAAAAGTATTGAAGCAGATAAAACTGAGAACTTAGTGTATGACCCAACACATCCGCATGCAAATGAAGAAGGGTATGTACGTTATCCAAATATTGATGTGACTGCTGAAATGACGAATGTAATGGTTGCCCAAAAAATGTACGAAGCGAATACAAGTGTATTAAATGCGAATAAAAAAATGCTTGATAAAGATTTAGAAATCGGCCGAGGATAAGGGGGAATATAGTAATATGAAAATCCAATCAATGCTAAATACGCAACCATTTGGAGCAATTCAGTCAATTGGTGCACCGAAAACTTCTCAAACATCTGTAGTTGAAGGGAAAAAGTTTATTGATTTATTGGAAGATATGAATCAAACGCAAAACAATGCGCAAACAGCAGTATATGATTTACTAACTAAAGGGGTAGGAGAAACGCATGACGTTTTAATTCAGCAGAAGAAGGCTGAATCTCAAATGAAAACGGCTGCTCTCGTACGTGATAATCTTATTGAAAATTATAAGTCACTAATTAATATGCAAATTTAGGAAAGTGGACGGGTGTGTTTAAATGGAAAAGATGAAAAATGTTATCCAATCGTTAAAAACGTGGCATAAGTTAGTAATCGGTGCGGCGCTTTTAGCGATTGTAACAGGAGCACTTTTATACTTCACCTTGCCAGATAAATATGTTGTTGTATATCAAAATTTAAATGATGCAGATAAGCAAGAGATTACAGCAGAATTATCGAAGTTAGGTGTCGATTATCAATTAGCGGCCGATGGTTCGATTCGTGTGCAAAAAAATGATGCTCCATGGGTTCGAAAAGAAATGAATGGGATGGGCTTACCGTTTAATTCTAAAAGCGGTGAGGAAATTTTATTAGAAAGCTCGCTCGGTTCAAGTGAGCAAGATAAAAAAATGAAGCAAATTGTCGGTACGAAAAAGCAATTGGAGCAAGATATTGTAAGAAACTTTGCGACAGTTGAAACGGCGAATGTTCAAATTACATTACCTGAAAAAGAGACAATTTTTGATGAAGAAAAAGCAAAAGGAACAGCTGCGATTACTGTTGGTGTAAAACGTGGCCAATTATTAACTGCTGATCAAGTTGCGGGTATACAGCAAATGATTAGTGCAGCAGTTCCTGGTGTAAAAGCCGAAGAAGTAAGTGTTATTGATAGCAAAAAAGGTGTTATCTCAAAAGGGGCAGATGAAGCACATTCTAGTAGTTCCTCTTCTTATGAAAAAGAAGTAGAGATGCAGCATCAAATTGAAGGTAAATTAAAGCAAGATATTGATGCAACGTTAATGACGATGTTTAAACCGAATGAATATAAAGTGAATACGAAAGTATCTGTAAACTATGATGAAGTTACACGTCAGTCAGAAAAGTATGGTGATAAAGGTGTACTTCGTAGTAAACAAGAGCAAGAAGAAAGCTCTACTGCACAAGAAGGAGCAGAGACGAAGCAAGGCGCTGGTATTACAGCGAACGGCGAAGTACCAAACTACGGTACGAACAATAATCAAAATGGTAAAATCGTCTACGATAATAAAAATGGTAACAAAATTGAAAACTATGAAATAGATAAAACAGTTGAAACAATTAAGAAACACCCAGAATTAACGAAAACAAATGTTGTAGTATGGGTAGACAACGATACGTTAGTAAAACGAAAAATAGATATGACTACTTTCAAAGAAGCAATCGGCACAGCTGCTGGGCTTCAAGCTGATCCGAATGGAAACTTTACAAACGGTCAAGTTAACGTTGTAACTGTTCAGTTTGACCAGCCGAAAGAAGAGAAGAAGAAAGAACCAGAAGAAAGCGGCATAAACTGGTGGTTATTCGGTGGAATTCCAGCTGGTTTATTAGCGATTGGTGGTCTAGTATGGTTCTTCTTAGCAAGACGTAAGAGAAAGAAAGAAGAAGAGGAATATGAAGAATACTTAGCAGAAGAGGAAATTGCTGCAAGTAGTGAAAGTATTATGGAAATTCCTGAAGAAAAAATAGTACCAGAACCAAAACCTGAACCAGAAGAACCGAAAGAACCGACGTTAGATGAACAAGTACAGGATGCTACGAAAGAACATGTAGAAGGTACTGCAAAAGTAATTAAAAAATGGTTAAATGGACAGTAAGGGAGGAACAACGATGTTAGATGAAATCTCCTCCAAAGAAAAAGCTGCCATCCTTATTCGTACATTAGAAGAAGGTGTGGCAGCAAAAGTCATTGAATATATGACGGCTGAGGAAAAAGAAGTATTACTTCGTGAAATCGCGAAGTTTCGTGTATATAAACCGGAAACGTTAGAAAATGTACTAGGAGAATTCTTGTATGAATTAAATGTAAAAGAATTGAACCTAGTGACTCCAGATAAAGAATATATTCGTCGCATATTTAAAAATATGCCAGAAGACGAACTAGAAAAATTATTAGAAGATCTTTGGTATAATAAAGATAATCCGTTTGAATTCTTAAATTCACTTACAGATTTAGAACCACTTCTTACTGTACTTAATGATGAGTCACCACAAACAATTGCAATTATCGCTTCTTATATTAAACCGCAGCTTGCTTCTCAATTAATTGAGAGATTACCAGATCATAAGCGAGTAGAAACGGTAATGGGGATTGCGAAGCTAGAGCAAGTAGATGGTGAATTAATAAATCAAATTGGGGATTTATTAAAATCAAAATTAAATAATATGGCGTTTAATGCAATTAATAAAACGGATGGCTTAAAAACAATCGTGAACATTTTAAATAATGTTTCACGAGGTGTTGAAAAAACAGTCTTTCAAAAGCTGGATGAAATGGATTATGAGTTATCAGAGAAAATTAAAGAAAACATGTTTGTATTTGAAGACTTACTCGGACTTGAAGATCTTGCACTTCGTCGTGTGTTAGAGGAAATTACAGATAATGGTGTTATTGCGAAAGCACTTAAAATTGCAAAAGAAGAGATTAAAGAGAAATTATTTACATGTATGTCTTCAAACCGTAAAGAGATGATTCTAGAAGAATTAGATGGCTTAGGACCGCTTAAGATGACAGATGCTGAAAAGGCACAGCAAACGATTACAGGTACAGTGAAAAAGCTAGAGAAGGAAGGAAGAATTATCGTTCAAAGAGGTGAAGATGATGTCCTTATTTAAAAACAGAATTCCGAAGAATTCTGTTTCTTTTTCTGAAGAAACGTATGAATTACAATTCCCAAAGCCAGCCGCAGTTCATATAGAAGAGGAAGAATTACAAGTTGATCATGCAGAACTTCGCACGCAACAAGAATCGTTACATATGGAAATGAATCAATTAAGACAAGAACAGCAAACGCTAGAAAGAGAGCGTCAACAGCTATTGCAAGATAAAGAACAATTTCAAATGCATATTCATGAACAAATAGAACAGATGGAAGCAGCACGTATGCAGTTTCAAAAAGAACAACAAGAAACAGCATATGAATGGACAGAGTTATTATGGAATCAATCTTTTCATCTAGCAGAAAAAATCGTGAATCAAGCAGTAGATTCACGATTGCTTGATGTGTTACCCATTTTAACTGGTATCGTTCAAACGTTGCCTACTTCGTTTGAAAAATTAATCATTACCGTACACCCAGAAACATTTGAACGTATTCAAGAAGAGAAGGAAAATACGAAAGAGTATTGGTTACTACAATTAGTAGAATGGAAATATGATTTCTCCTTACAGTTCGGTGAATTTGTTCTAGAAGAAGAGAAAGAGTTCTTTGAATTTAAATTTGCACCTATATTTGCGAAACTTCGCCAGAAATGGGAAGAAGAGAAGTTATTTGAGGAGCAAAATGTATGACTCGACTATTAATGAATGAAAACCAAAAATGGAATACATTTATTGAAACACCGTTTTATACGAAAGTCGGTAAAGTTCATAGTGTACAAGAACAGTTTTTTGTAGCGAAAGGGCCAAAGGCGAAAATCGGTGATGTTTGTCTCGTTGGAGAACATAATGTCTTATGCGAAGTAATTGCAATTGAAAAAGAGAACAACATGTTACTTCCATTTGAACAAACAGAAAAAGTATGTTACGGAGATTCAGTTACACTAATTGCAGAAGATGTTGTTATACCTCGTGGCAATCATTTACTTGGAAAAGTGTTAAGTGCAAATGGCGAAGTACTAAATGAGGATGCAGAGAGTATTCCATTACAAAAAATAAAACTAGATGCCCCGCCTATTCATGCATTTGAACGTGAAGAAATTACCGATGTATTTGAAACGGGAATCAAATCAATTGACTCTATGCTAACAATTGGCATCGGTCAAAAGATTGGTATTTT from Bacillus basilensis includes the following:
- the cheR gene encoding protein-glutamate O-methyltransferase CheR, which produces MIIEQDYDHFIASFKQQFNMDIASYKQDRMRRRIDAFISRKGFENYTSFLSNLRTDQNLFLSFIDYITINVSEFFRNKERWQTLETKALPKLLEQNNGKLKVWSAACAAGEEPYTLSLILSKHLAPFRFEIQATDLDFHILETAKRGQYTERSLKELPIDLKERHFTKENEIYSLHQNIKQNVTFKQHDLLMQSFDTNYDLIICRNVMIYFTEEARVKLYEKFSRALRKGGVLFVGSTEQILTPERYNLQRFDTFFYEKI
- a CDS encoding YaaR family protein — protein: MLRSISHNPILSHIPPATQMPKEANVRTGLAFSDNLHADPKKDKLLEQMEAFVDNIGEIKEKIEMELTLDNVMEYKNTVKSFLNFYVDNVLQYKDVMSRHPRYGYSQKMTIVKQAEMGLNELEDVMNLINTKTGHLEMLNQIGEIHGLIVNLVL
- the flgK gene encoding flagellar hook-associated protein FlgK — encoded protein: MRLSDYNTPLSGLLAAQMGLQTTKQNLSNIHTPGYVRQMANYGSAGASQGYSPEQKIGYGVQTLGVDRITDEVKTKQFNDQLSQLSYYNYMNSTLSRVESMVGTTGKNSLSSLMDGFFNAFREVAKNPEQPNYYDTLISETGKLTSQVNRLAKGLDTAEAQTTEDIEAHVNEFNRLAGSLAEANKKIGQAGTQVPNQLLDERDRIITEMSKYANIEVSYESMNPNIASVRMNGVLTVNGQDTYPLQLNKEKEPMTAEIYGSEIPLTSGAIQSAIDTKAKIASYKKNLEELMSSVKNQVNTVMGKEFFVGDQAKDMKLNPEFAKDVSKMKISAETANKLAAITDGNYKEGLSYKQALDQFVVGVASDKSAVNAYQKIHGDLLEGIQQEKMGVEGVNMEEEMVNLMAFQKYFVANSKAITTMNEVFDSLFSIIR
- a CDS encoding flagellar hook-associated protein 3 translates to MRVSTFQNASWAKNQLMDLNVQQQYHRNQVTSGKKNLFMSEDPLAASKSFAIQHSLANIEQMQKDLADSKNVLTQTENTLQGVFKSLTRADQLMLQALSEQNGEKELKAIGAEIDQILKQVVYLANTKEQGRYIFGGDSTEKPPFTEDGTYQGGQNDVNWQLNDGYELKAFRNGEALLSPVIKTLKQMSEAMQKGDQKALQPLLGENKKNLDGIINRTTEVGSTMNTMETFKTILNEQNLALQENRKEIEDVDLAVAISDLAYINATYEATLKAVSTMSKTSILDYM
- a CDS encoding flagellar hook-associated protein 2 — protein: MAGTTMTGIGGRQQIWNLGNNMIDTSNLVELELQALDMRKTPYTKEKNDLTNDKLLYTSLKSEFSSFTQTFKNLAAFKGNEKKVTTTQEGYIDVKADGGAIAGTFNMTITQLAQRHQIASNEIKDINAKLPKDETLKLGDKELKVTTDMTYKDLINKINDGDYGVSAYTLGNKIFMTSKKEGATNEIKLEKTPPNVLTDLFYSKVEGIDENNKPTTEMKLNTINEALDAKYSINGVEGKSDSNTIEALPGVKIELLKVTESKVENKPEGGTGTDVDQKAKGIDLKFTVSDSNVTDASNIIKKMVADYNKAVATVDIFAGKGGAFQGQAIMQSVRQAMNNVVTFSQDDNYLFSFGIQLKQDGTMEVNDEALTKALKEKPDAAKQFFFSSNGLGKMMEEPLDKLFGDKGVVGERVKNIDSRVSDLDKKIQDIEKQNLDKQNEIVKKYQKLESTLAALDSQLKTIKAMTKQKSDD
- the fliS gene encoding flagellar export chaperone FliS, whose amino-acid sequence is MQAWQRYMQNDIMTSNPIKNTIFIYERCIVEFRNLEELLNAFKLQEGDALLEKLERIFEELKLQLNPEITKDLYDSLYGLYDWISIQIQMMKVTREAKDMDAIVKVLQDLIDGYRGALENEQ
- the flgB gene encoding flagellar basal body rod protein FlgB, with translation MPDLVSDVGHYMNYLVTKRNTVSSNIANANTPGYKAQDVTFAEQMNKSSALYKNNVADLKSNPDLYQTNEMHLPTVNTKNTYAKIQTKSMQTNKDGNSVDVTTEMLDLMKANQLYGISINAINTQYAINQAARGR
- the flgC gene encoding flagellar basal body rod protein FlgC is translated as MFQAINASGSGLTTARKWMEVTSNNIVNANTTAAPGADLYERRSVVLESNNSFANMLDGSPTNGVKIKSIEADKTENLVYDPTHPHANEEGYVRYPNIDVTAEMTNVMVAQKMYEANTSVLNANKKMLDKDLEIGRG
- the fliE gene encoding flagellar hook-basal body complex protein FliE, with amino-acid sequence MKIQSMLNTQPFGAIQSIGAPKTSQTSVVEGKKFIDLLEDMNQTQNNAQTAVYDLLTKGVGETHDVLIQQKKAESQMKTAALVRDNLIENYKSLINMQI